The genomic interval TCCTGGCGGCCTGCGGAGCCCATGTGACAGACGTCGAGGTGAAGAGCGGCACGATGGATGATGCGTTTCTCAGCATCACGGGAAAGGAGATCCGATCATGACGGCTCTGTGGCGGCGCAATCTCCTCGTGTTCTTTCGAGACAGGGTGTCCGTGTTTTTCTCGTTCCTCGGAGTCATTGTCATCATCGGTCTCTATGTGCTCTTTCTCGGCGACCTCATGCTCTCTGACATGTCCGGCATCCCGGGCAGCCGTTTTCTCATGGACAGCTGGATCATGGCCGGGATGCTCGCCGCGACGGGCGTCACCACCACACTGGGCGCGCTCGGCACGATGGTTACGGACAGGGCTCAGGGTATCACCCGGGACCTGTCCGCCACGCCGATCTCCCGCCGCGCGCTCGCCGGGAGCTATGTCGCGGGCGCCTATGTGATCGGCGTTCTCCTGACGTTGGTCTCCCTCGTCTTCGCCGAACTCTACATCGTCGCCTATGGCGGCCGTCTGCTGCCGGCCGGCGCGCTCTGTAAACTTCTGGGACTCATTTTACTCTCTGTCTTTGCGAGCAGCGGCCCCCTCTTTTTTCTCACGACCTTTTTGAAGAGTACCAGCGCTTTCGCGACGGTCAGCACGATTCTCGGCACGCTGATCGGCTTTCTGACGGGCATCTACATCCCCATCGGTTCGCTGCCGGCGGCCGTGCAGTTTGTCGTCAAAGCATTTCCGATCTCCCACGCCGGGGTGCTCTTCCGCCAGGTGATGATGGAGGTCCCGCTGGCGGCCTCCTTCGCCGCCGCGCCGCCGGAAGCCCTCTCTGACTTTCGCACGGAGATGGGCGTCGTCTTTCTGTCCGGCGAAACCGAGATTCCCTGGGGTGTCAGCGTCCTCATCCTCCTCGCCACCGGCTTTGTGTTCTATCTCCTCTCGGTCGCCCGGCTGTCGAAAAAACGTGATTGAGCGGCGCCCCCGTGACATATATGGCCCCCCTGCTCCGGCACGCCGAGACAGGGGGGCCGTTTTGTGCCGGCACCAGCCGGTGGAACGCGTCACGGGGCAAAGGCCGAGAGCCCGCGGTAGGTGAGGTTGATCACCATCTCGGCAATTTCCCGGGCCGACTGCTTCATGCCGCCGCTGAGCCATTTTTGCACGATACCCAAACCTCCGTTCAGGCCAAAGGTCAGCGCATACTCCATGAGTTCGCTGTTCAGTAAATTCTTTTCATGCCAGGCGCGCATCCCGGTCTGCTGCACCAACGTCATGATCTCCTTTTGAACCAGACGGTCGCCGTTTTCGCCCAGCAGCACCTGGCAGAGTTCGGCGTTTTCGACGACGTATTCGAAGATCCGGATCATGATCTGAAACGACGCCTCTTCATACTCCACGTAGTTGTAGCCCTCAAGCGAAGCGCGGATGTCGCTGAGCAGCTCCAGCTCGATCTGCCGGAGTATGTCGTACTGGTCGCTGTAATGCGCAT from Oscillospiraceae bacterium carries:
- a CDS encoding ABC transporter permease, which codes for MTALWRRNLLVFFRDRVSVFFSFLGVIVIIGLYVLFLGDLMLSDMSGIPGSRFLMDSWIMAGMLAATGVTTTLGALGTMVTDRAQGITRDLSATPISRRALAGSYVAGAYVIGVLLTLVSLVFAELYIVAYGGRLLPAGALCKLLGLILLSVFASSGPLFFLTTFLKSTSAFATVSTILGTLIGFLTGIYIPIGSLPAAVQFVVKAFPISHAGVLFRQVMMEVPLAASFAAAPPEALSDFRTEMGVVFLSGETEIPWGVSVLILLATGFVFYLLSVARLSKKRD
- a CDS encoding TetR family transcriptional regulator C-terminal domain-containing protein, which gives rise to MGEKADRRVKYTKMVLREGLIKLLHTTPIDKITVKRICEAADVNRSTFYAHYSDQYDILRQIELELLSDIRASLEGYNYVEYEEASFQIMIRIFEYVVENAELCQVLLGENGDRLVQKEIMTLVQQTGMRAWHEKNLLNSELMEYALTFGLNGGLGIVQKWLSGGMKQSAREIAEMVINLTYRGLSAFAP